CAACGACCTTGCCGCGCGGCATGAAAATCTCACGATCAAAACACGACTGTTCAGGGGATGTATTGTAATTCCAGTTCAGCTTTGGATCACGCCAGGCCTTGTAAACACCGGCTGGCATGTGGATCATAAGATCACGGTCCATTGGGCCTGCTTCAAGGATCAGGATGCTTTTGGATGAGTCGGCCCCCAGTTTGTTGGCTAATGTACATCCGGCTGACCCGGCACCGATGATGATATAGTCATACTGAGATGCGATCTGGCTCATGCGTCGTCGCCCCAGCCATCGGATTGCATCTCTCTCAGGCGGCTTGCCGTGCGTTCGAACTCAAATGTACCTTCGCCTTCGATATAGAGAAACTCAGGCGTGGCCGCCGCGGAACACACAATGCGCACCTTGGCCTCATAAAGCGCGTCGATCAATGTCACGAAACGCTTTGCTTCGTTGTAGTTCGAACGCCCCAAAAGTGGTACGTCTTCCAACACCAAAACCCGCGCCGCCTGTGCCAGTGCAAGATAATCCGCGGCACCCAAGGGCCGTCCGCACAGATCATAGAACGAAGCGCGCGCCACACCGTTGTGAAAGGCGGGGATTTCGACGTCTCGTTTATTGACGACAAGTGTCAAAGGCGCACCCTTACCGTCTGTCAGATCATCCCAAACGGATTGAATGGCCGCGCGTGCCTCGGGATTGATAGGCGTGAAGTAGCTGGGTGTTCCGGCCAGACGCCCCTGCCTATAATCTGTTGGGCTGACCATTTCATGCACGATCATGCGCTCTTTCAACAAGTCAATGAATGGCAAAAAGAGCTGACGGTTCAGCCCATCTTTGTACAAGTCGTCGGGCACCCGGTTCGAGGTTGTCACAACCGCAACGCCAGCTTCAAAAAGCGCCTCAAAAAGACGTCCCACGATCATGGCATCGGTAATGTCGGTGATCTGCATCTCGTCAAAGGCGAGACAGCGCAGGTTGTCCGAAACTGATTTCGCCACCGGAAGAAGCGCGTCCTCGGCCCCCTCTTCACGCGCCTTGTGAAGCCCGGCATGAATCTCTTGCATGAAGGCGTGAAAATGCACACGCCGGTTCGGCACGGTTAGCGTCTCAACGAACATGTCCATCAACATGGATTTGCCACGCCCAACGCCACCCCAGAGATAAAGTCCCATAGGGGCCTCGGTCTTTTTTCGGAAAAGCCCCTTCTTGACCGGTTTTGCAAGCTCCTCCCGGATACGCTCAAATTGCGGTATCACCGCCTCTTGCGCGTCATCGCGGGTCAGAACCCCCTCAGAGACAAGCCGTTCATATCGCTCGATCAGCGTTTCCATAAAAGTTGGATAACGAAGCCAATCGACAGAGAAAAGGAGGAACAGGATCAGCAATCGGAATTGTACCCGGCACAAAAGCTGAATTGACGGGCGTTCCCGCTCCATTCAGACTGCGTGTCCGGAGGCCTTGATGCAGAAGTCGACACCCCTCTTTACCCCGGTTCTGATTGCAGGCGGCCTGATCCTTCTGGTGTCCTTCGCAATCCGCTCTTCCTTTGGTGTGTTTCAAATTCCCATCGCCGAAGAGTTCGGTTGGCTTCGTGCTGAATTCAGTTTGGCCATCGCTATACAGAACCTCGCGTGGGGCATTGGTCAGCCGATCTTTGGCGCGATTGCTGAAAAGATTGGCGACCGAAAGGCCATCATCATCGGCACACTCCTCTATGCCGCAGGCCTTGTGCTGTCGTCCTTTGCGGTCACGCCAGAGGCGCATCAATTCTATGAGGTTCTTGTTGGCTTCGGAGTGGCAGGAACCGGGTTTGGTGTGATTCTGGCCATTGTGGGTCGTGCCAGCAGCGACGAGAACCGCTCGATGAGCCTGGCCATTGCCGCTGCTGCCGGATCCGGCGGACAGATTGTCGGCCCTCCTATCGCAGAGGCGCTCTTGGCGGTCATGCCCTGGCAAAGCGTTTTCGTCCTCTTTGCGGTAGCAATTCTGGGGGTTCTGCTATTGCTGCCGATGTTGCGTGCGCCAAGTGACGCTGGTCCCGCGGCTCTCGAAGAATCCCTGAGCCAGATGCTGGGCCGCGCTTTTCGCGATCCCAGCTATACACTCATATTCCTGGGCTTCTTCTCCTGCGGCTATCAGCTTGGGTTCATCACCGCGCATTTCCCAGCCTTCGTCACCGAGGTTTGCGGCCCTATCGAGCCGGGCAGCCTCTTGCACGGCATGGGTGTGACAACAACATCCGCGCTGGGCGCGATGGCGATTGCGCTTATTGGCGCGGCCAATATCGGCGGCACGCTTCTGGCAGGATGGTTGGGCAAGAGTTACTCTAAAAAATACCTTCTGGCCGGGATTTATACCGGCAGAACCTTGATCGCTGCGGTGTTCATTTTGCTGCCCGTGACACCGACGTCCGTCGTCCTGTTTTCCATTGGCATGGGATCCCTTTGGCTGGCCACTGTGCCGCTGACCAGCGGGTTGATCGCGCATATCTACGGGCTGCGCTACATGGGCACGCTCTACGGGATTGTGTTCTTTAGCCATCAGCTTGGAAGCTTTCTTGGCATTTGGCTCGGCGGGCGCATGTATGACGTTTTTGGGGATTACAATCTTGTTTGGTGGATTGGTGTCGGCGTCGGGGCTTTTTCGGCCATTGTACATCTCCCCATCCGGGAACGCGCCTTGCAAACACCTCAGCCGGCCTGAGGCTCAGCGCTTCAGCAAGTCCAATGCTTTTCCGACATCCTCGACGCATGTGTATGTGAGCGAGTGCCCCGCACCTTCGATGACTTCATGACGCGCAGCCCGGTTCCATTCAGCCAGCTTACCCAGCCCGGAGATAGGGATCACATCGTCCTCGCGTCCCCAGATCGCCAGGACAGGGATACCCGCCTTGGCAATGGCGCGATGCGCCGGTTCCAGATCCTCATCCAGAACACCGCGCAGCGATGACCACATGGCGTGAGCAAATCCACGGCGGCGGGTTTCGGCGGTTTGCATGTCATAGATATCCGGAATGGCCGCAGGTGTGCTCCGCTCGGACTCGATCCCTTGTCTGAGGACTTTGGAAAAAAACGCATAGGTCACCCAACGACCGAACCACTCGTATTTGGTAATAAGATCGGCGATGGAACCCAGGTCGTGCCCCAGGCCTGCAGGCGCGATTAGGCAAAGTTGCCGCAGCCTGTCTGGATGCTCTGCTGCATAGCGCGCGACAATCGCACCGCCCATGGAGTACCCCAGCAACGTGATGTCGTCCTCTACACCTTGGTGTTCCAAAAGCGCGTTGAGTTGTGCATTGAAAAACGCGCCATCCTGCTCACCGCGTGGGCGATCAGAATACCCTCGCCCATAGAGATCAAAAACCAACACCCGAAACCCCAGGCCCCCCAGATGTTCAGCCACAGGCCCCCACACAAAGGACGGCGTGCTCAGTCCATGCACACAGACGGCAACCGGCCCCTCATCGGCACCCAGCCATTGATAGTGCACCCGGCCTTTCGGCAGGTCCGCAAACGCCCCCGGCGCAGATGCCTGCGCCGCCCTGTTCATTCCGGGGCGTGTCAGGTCGAGCATAAACGGTCCGAAAACAACAAGCGCCACGAGCCCAATCAAAACCCACCAGATCATGAGGCCGCACGCCAGACATCGAGAATGTAACGGCTTGTCATCAAATCGAGATGCGCACCGCCGCCGTTCTTAAAAAGAGTGATGTCGCCCTCACTCTCACGCCGATATCTTTCTGGCTCATAATAGTCTGCGACCAGATGATCTCGCGTGATCGTTCCAGCCTCCAGCGGAATCTTGATTTCTCCGATATGGCCCACAGTTGTGTCGTAGCTGTCGACAAAAACTCTTGAGCGTAAAAGCGCCTCGTCGTCCACTTCGCGCATATCGGGGCGATAGGCCCCGATGACATCAATATGCTGTCCGGGTTGAAACCAGGCACCCTTTAGCAGGGGTTCGGTGGACATGGTGGCGGATGTCACAATGTCCGCCTGCTTCACGGCCTCTTCCAGATCAGCCATGATCTTTATACCGGGGCAGTCCAATTGCATCGCTTCGGCATTTCTCTGAGTACGGTTCCAAAGCAAGAACTCAGCCTCTGGAAACCCGGCACTATAGGCCTGAAATAGCGATCGCCCAACCGTCCCGGCCCCAACAATCAGAATTTTCCGGCTATCAGGTCGCGCCAGTTTGCGCGCGGCGTAAAGGCTGTCGCCTGCGGTCTTCCATTTGGTGACCAAATGAAAATCAATCACCGCTTCAAGCGCGCCATTCGCGTCTGAAAACACGCTGACTGATCCATTGATCATCG
This DNA window, taken from Roseovarius sp. S88, encodes the following:
- the zapE gene encoding cell division protein ZapE; amino-acid sequence: METLIERYERLVSEGVLTRDDAQEAVIPQFERIREELAKPVKKGLFRKKTEAPMGLYLWGGVGRGKSMLMDMFVETLTVPNRRVHFHAFMQEIHAGLHKAREEGAEDALLPVAKSVSDNLRCLAFDEMQITDITDAMIVGRLFEALFEAGVAVVTTSNRVPDDLYKDGLNRQLFLPFIDLLKERMIVHEMVSPTDYRQGRLAGTPSYFTPINPEARAAIQSVWDDLTDGKGAPLTLVVNKRDVEIPAFHNGVARASFYDLCGRPLGAADYLALAQAARVLVLEDVPLLGRSNYNEAKRFVTLIDALYEAKVRIVCSAAATPEFLYIEGEGTFEFERTASRLREMQSDGWGDDA
- a CDS encoding MFS transporter, translating into MQKSTPLFTPVLIAGGLILLVSFAIRSSFGVFQIPIAEEFGWLRAEFSLAIAIQNLAWGIGQPIFGAIAEKIGDRKAIIIGTLLYAAGLVLSSFAVTPEAHQFYEVLVGFGVAGTGFGVILAIVGRASSDENRSMSLAIAAAAGSGGQIVGPPIAEALLAVMPWQSVFVLFAVAILGVLLLLPMLRAPSDAGPAALEESLSQMLGRAFRDPSYTLIFLGFFSCGYQLGFITAHFPAFVTEVCGPIEPGSLLHGMGVTTTSALGAMAIALIGAANIGGTLLAGWLGKSYSKKYLLAGIYTGRTLIAAVFILLPVTPTSVVLFSIGMGSLWLATVPLTSGLIAHIYGLRYMGTLYGIVFFSHQLGSFLGIWLGGRMYDVFGDYNLVWWIGVGVGAFSAIVHLPIRERALQTPQPA
- a CDS encoding alpha/beta fold hydrolase, which codes for MIWWVLIGLVALVVFGPFMLDLTRPGMNRAAQASAPGAFADLPKGRVHYQWLGADEGPVAVCVHGLSTPSFVWGPVAEHLGGLGFRVLVFDLYGRGYSDRPRGEQDGAFFNAQLNALLEHQGVEDDITLLGYSMGGAIVARYAAEHPDRLRQLCLIAPAGLGHDLGSIADLITKYEWFGRWVTYAFFSKVLRQGIESERSTPAAIPDIYDMQTAETRRRGFAHAMWSSLRGVLDEDLEPAHRAIAKAGIPVLAIWGREDDVIPISGLGKLAEWNRAARHEVIEGAGHSLTYTCVEDVGKALDLLKR
- a CDS encoding ornithine cyclodeaminase family protein translates to MTISIIPFAEGEARLDWIALCGAFEAGHRLPKAEIGDTFLYRDPDTLLSRAAWIDGMGLAVKSATVFPKNPQAGNPMINGSVSVFSDANGALEAVIDFHLVTKWKTAGDSLYAARKLARPDSRKILIVGAGTVGRSLFQAYSAGFPEAEFLLWNRTQRNAEAMQLDCPGIKIMADLEEAVKQADIVTSATMSTEPLLKGAWFQPGQHIDVIGAYRPDMREVDDEALLRSRVFVDSYDTTVGHIGEIKIPLEAGTITRDHLVADYYEPERYRRESEGDITLFKNGGGAHLDLMTSRYILDVWRAAS